Proteins from a single region of Apis mellifera strain DH4 linkage group LG7, Amel_HAv3.1, whole genome shotgun sequence:
- the LOC411212 gene encoding discoidin domain-containing receptor 2, translated as MDYYLHTCLIFYLSILCFRGGRTIDISQCIAPLGMESGAIPDADITASSSFDSGNVGPHHGRLKQESHGGAWCPKLQITTEPREWLEIDLHTVHMITATGTQGRFGNGQGVEYSEAYMLEYWRPKLGKWVRYRDVRGEEVIDGNKNTYLESKHELEPPMWASKVRFWPYSYHRRTVCMRVELYGCPWNDGIVSYSMPQGDKRGNWEFFDATYDGYWDGQLLRGLGQLTDGKIGPDNFKMSYYDYDRGQGWVGWRNDTRSGHPLEIKFEFDHVREFSAVHIFCNNQFTKDVQVFSEASIMFSVGGKYYTGDPIVYSYMEDRIFEHSRNISIKLHHRIGKFVKLRFSFASRWIMISEITFDSDIAHGNFTPESPPTTEAPRLRDRISARDNPLQAEVPVVKQDDSNYMAVIIGVLTAVILLLAVAIFLIITRHRQRKNFASPLGTKTAIPSSNHQHLSPESAYGTTEKDPSLMTYRVEELDDRYAGTKLTTLPRDLNDRLLGDVRLDEYQEPFYENKHREPPHAAYYGYSTVVIDNKDLHDNVEQSDATYDYAVPMPVPSVSSDQDSVFSKSSSRGSAKACLQSFFPPPPPPMSAPPPRGSSNLTYSNPPSPEPVCERERRGSKRREHSMHRYA; from the exons CACAATGCATCGCGCCCCTGGGGATGGAATCTGGTGCGATTCCCGATGCAGACATCACAGCGAGCTCGAGTTTCGATAGCGGAAACGTCGGTCCGCATCACGGACG GCTGAAGCAAGAGAGCCACGGAGGTGCCTGGTGCCCGAAGCTGCAGATCACCACGGAGCCACGCGAGTGGTTGGAAATCGATCTTCACACGGTCCACATGATCACCGCCACAGGCACTCAGGGCCGCTTTGGCAACGGCCAAGGTGTCGAATACTCGGAGGCGTATATGCTCGAGTATTGGAGGCCGAAGCTCGGCAAGTGGGTCCGGTACAGGGACGTGCGGGGCGAGGAG GTGATCGACGGGAACAAGAACACGTACCTGGAGTCGAAGCACGAGCTGGAGCCACCTATGTGGGCGAGCAAGGTCCGCTTCTGGCCTTACAGCTACCATCGGCGCACCGTTTGCATGCGGGTGGAACTGTACGGTTGCCCGTGGAACGACGGTATCGTGTCGTACTCGATGCCCCAGGGCGACAAACGCGGCAACTGGGAGTTCTTCGACGCCACGTACGACGGTTACTGGGACGGCCAGCTTCTGCGCGGACTTGGACAGTTGACGGACGGCAAGATCGGGCCCGACAACTTCAAGATGAGCTACTACGATTACGACAGGGGTCAGGGATGGGTCGGGTGGAGGAACGACACCAGGTCCGGCCATCCGCTCGAGATCAAGTTCGAGTTCGACCACGTGAGGGAGTTCTCGGCCGTGCACATATTCTGCAACAATCAGTTCACCAAGGATGTCCAG GTGTTCTCCGAGGCTAGCATAATGTTCAGCGTCGGTGGCAAATATTACACGGGCGACCCGATCGTGTACTCGTACATGGAGGACAGGATCTTCGAGCACTCGAGGAACATATCGATCAAGCTGCACCATCGAATCGGCAAGTTCGTCAAGCTGAGGTTCAGCTTCGCCTCGAGGTGGATCATGATCAGCGAGATCACGTTCGACTCTG ATATCGCCCACGGGAATTTCACCCCGGAATCACCGCCCACGACGGAAGCCCCGAGACTAAGGGATCGAATCTCGGCGCGGGACAATCCTTTGCAAGCCGAGGTTCCAGTCGTGAAGCAAGACGATTCGAATTACATGGCGGTGATCATCGGCGTTCTAACAGCGGTGATCCTGCTGCTCGCCGTGGCCATCTTCTTGATAATCACGCGGCACAGGCAACGGAAGAACTTCGCGAGCCCGCTGGGCACGAAGACGGCGATCCCGTCGAGCAACCATCAACACCTGTCCCCCGAATCCGCTTACGGGACAACGGAGAAGGATCCATCGTTGATGACGTACAGGGTGGAGGAGTTGGACGATCGATACGCCGGAACCAAGCTGACCACGCTTCCACGGGATCTGAACGATCGCCTGTTGGGGGACGTGAGATTGGACGAGTATCAGGAGCCATTCTACGAGAACAAGCACAGGGAACCGCCTCACGCCGCTTATTACGGGTATAGCACCGTCGTTATAGACAACAAGGATCTTCACGACAACGTTGAACAGTCTG acGCCACGTACGACTATGCAGTACCAATGCCTGTGCCTAGTGTAAGCAGCGATCAGGACAGCGTTTTCTCCAAGTCTTCGTCGAGGGGTAGCGCGAAG GCGTGCTTGCAGAGCTTCTTCCCCCCGCCCCCGCCCCCGATGAGCGCGCCACCCCCACGAGGATCCAGTAACCTCACGTACTCGAACCCGCCGAGCCCGGAACCAGTTTGCGAGCGCGAGCGCAGAGGAAGCAAGCGCCGCGAGCACTCGATGCACAGATACGCGTAA